In one Hymenobacter sp. DG25B genomic region, the following are encoded:
- the guaB gene encoding IMP dehydrogenase: MADYAAKIAFEALTYDDVLLLPAYSEVLPRDADTSTQLTRNIRLNLPFVSAAMDTVTEAEMAIAMAQEGGIGVIHKNMSIRAQAELVRRVKRSESGMIMDPFTLTETATLGDARKLMRDNKIGGIPIVDGQHRLKGILTNRDLRFEKDMTRAVSEVMTREKLVTAMAGTELARAEDILQESKVEKLPVVDTEGRLVGLITYKDIRKRRRTPNACKDEFGRLRVGAAVGVTPDLLDRVKALIEAGVDVVSVDTAHGHSKGVLDAVRNIKRHYPNLEVIAGNVATAEGARALADAGADAVKVGVGPGSICTTRIIAGIGVPQLSAVMEAARGLQGTGVPLIADGGVKFSGDVVKALAGGASSIMIGSLLAGTEEAPGEVIIYESRKFKSYRGMGSVEAMEDGSKDRYFQDAEDDIKKLVPEGIVGRVPYKGGAGEVLYQLAGGLRAGMGYCGAGTIEKLQEARMVRITGAGLRESHPHDVQITSESPNYSSR; encoded by the coding sequence ATGGCCGACTACGCTGCCAAAATTGCCTTCGAGGCGCTTACTTACGACGACGTTCTGCTGCTGCCTGCCTATTCGGAGGTATTGCCCCGCGACGCCGACACCAGCACGCAGCTGACCCGCAACATCCGGTTGAACCTCCCCTTCGTTTCGGCGGCCATGGATACCGTGACCGAAGCCGAAATGGCCATTGCTATGGCGCAGGAGGGCGGCATTGGCGTCATCCACAAAAACATGAGCATCCGGGCCCAGGCCGAGCTGGTGCGCCGCGTGAAACGCTCGGAAAGCGGAATGATTATGGACCCGTTTACGCTGACGGAAACAGCCACTCTGGGGGATGCCCGCAAGCTGATGCGCGACAATAAAATTGGCGGCATTCCGATTGTGGACGGCCAGCACCGCCTGAAAGGCATTCTGACCAACCGCGACCTGCGCTTTGAGAAGGATATGACCCGCGCTGTATCGGAGGTGATGACCCGAGAGAAGCTGGTAACGGCCATGGCCGGCACCGAGCTGGCCCGCGCCGAAGACATTCTGCAGGAATCGAAAGTAGAAAAGCTGCCGGTAGTAGACACCGAAGGCCGCCTGGTGGGTCTGATTACCTATAAAGACATCCGCAAGCGCCGCCGCACACCCAACGCCTGCAAAGATGAGTTCGGCCGCCTGCGCGTGGGCGCGGCCGTGGGCGTAACGCCCGACTTGCTGGACCGGGTGAAGGCCCTGATAGAAGCCGGCGTAGACGTGGTGAGCGTAGATACGGCCCACGGCCACAGCAAAGGCGTATTGGATGCCGTGCGCAACATTAAGCGCCACTACCCTAACCTGGAAGTTATTGCCGGCAACGTGGCCACCGCCGAAGGCGCCCGCGCCCTGGCCGATGCCGGCGCCGACGCCGTGAAGGTGGGCGTAGGGCCCGGCTCTATCTGCACCACCCGTATTATTGCCGGTATTGGGGTTCCGCAGCTCTCGGCCGTGATGGAAGCTGCCCGTGGCCTGCAGGGCACCGGCGTACCGCTGATTGCGGATGGCGGCGTGAAATTCTCCGGCGACGTGGTGAAAGCCCTGGCCGGCGGTGCCTCTTCCATCATGATTGGCTCCCTGCTGGCCGGCACTGAGGAGGCCCCCGGCGAGGTCATCATTTATGAAAGCCGCAAATTCAAAAGCTACCGCGGCATGGGTTCGGTAGAAGCCATGGAAGACGGCTCCAAGGACCGTTATTTTCAGGATGCCGAAGATGATATCAAAAAGCTGGTGCCGGAAGGCATTGTGGGCCGCGTGCCTTACAAGGGCGGCGCCGGCGAGGTGCTGTACCAGCTGGCCGGCGGTTTGCGCGCCGGCATGGGCTACTGCGGCGCGGGTACCATAGAAAAATTGCAGGAGGCCCGCATGGTGCGCATCACCGGCGCCGGCCTGCGGGAGTCGCACCCCCACGATGTACAAATTACCAGTGAGTCGCCTAACTACAGTAGCCGCTAG
- a CDS encoding PP2C family protein-serine/threonine phosphatase — protein MPQTQPLKSLALPLALVSWVALLLTTLLRANPTLLAVQLPAWLTLLAQGVFVGSVFLHQRYQPDPLRGTDFVGVLRRLIMGPGLLASICVGLHLLERLLQFQLGIADRTLFAIIYTLNLGLFVLFLAHTCYTWRSLVLFRASPTVHKQWAWFEVLLGSTLLLRLVNLQLPLLAAGIILGALGVFGAYLSSHQRWVAYLNRRQKWEVILLQLGVLLALGVFTIYFLRIRHDPQLVAPQPQHAFLLLTVFFAAFYALMGLLVTLFNLPTAGVFEQKREEIMTMQRLTQQIQRGQSEVEIYTSFFDAARQTVNAEAAWLRINSLEGEPYSRLEVVTEAQSLAMEGLLKDYNISGIEYLNNDLPSSSGFRALDLPFGSLLVLPLRSAKHTYGDLYLLRQTRQGFDRESLSMLQTFASQTILSIENLRLLQDSIQNERYKEELKIASSVQESLIPKTLPTDNWFEISSHALAAKEVGGDFYDFLHLPGKGLAILIGDVSGKGITAAFHMAQMKGIFHALMQENPLAKDEKERFPLPSKFMAMANRALVHCLERSSFITATLYIVEYESGGFVFARAGHCHTLYYHSLKEEVAFFRSAGLGLGIIRNETYDKYIKNQFYDYNPGDVMVIYTDGIVEARNAEQEEYGEERLRQMLEKTYYLQADEIKEAILEDLGEFSYGQPIHDDQTLLVIKFKTAQPGTHP, from the coding sequence ATGCCCCAAACGCAGCCATTGAAGTCCTTGGCGTTGCCACTGGCATTAGTAAGCTGGGTTGCTTTGCTGCTCACCACGCTGCTGCGGGCTAATCCTACGCTCCTAGCGGTACAACTGCCGGCCTGGCTCACACTGCTGGCCCAGGGAGTTTTTGTGGGCAGTGTTTTCCTGCACCAGCGCTACCAGCCCGACCCACTGCGCGGCACGGATTTCGTGGGGGTGTTGCGCCGGCTGATTATGGGACCGGGGTTGCTGGCCAGCATTTGCGTAGGCCTGCACTTATTGGAGCGGCTGCTGCAGTTTCAGCTGGGCATTGCCGACCGCACCCTGTTTGCCATCATCTACACCCTGAATCTGGGGTTGTTTGTGTTATTTCTGGCCCATACCTGCTACACGTGGCGGTCGTTGGTGCTGTTTCGCGCTTCGCCTACCGTACATAAGCAGTGGGCTTGGTTTGAGGTATTGCTGGGTAGCACCTTGCTGCTTCGGCTAGTAAACCTGCAGTTACCGCTGCTGGCAGCCGGTATTATTCTAGGGGCGCTGGGGGTGTTTGGCGCTTATCTCAGCAGCCACCAGCGCTGGGTAGCTTACCTCAACCGCCGCCAAAAGTGGGAGGTTATTCTGCTGCAACTGGGGGTACTGCTGGCGCTGGGCGTTTTCACTATCTACTTCCTGCGTATTCGCCACGATCCGCAGTTGGTGGCGCCTCAACCGCAGCATGCGTTCCTGCTGCTCACGGTATTCTTCGCCGCGTTTTATGCCCTGATGGGGTTGCTCGTTACGCTCTTCAACCTGCCCACGGCCGGCGTATTTGAGCAGAAGCGCGAGGAAATCATGACCATGCAGCGCCTCACGCAGCAAATTCAGCGCGGGCAGTCAGAAGTAGAGATTTATACTTCCTTTTTTGATGCCGCCCGCCAGACGGTGAATGCCGAAGCCGCCTGGCTGCGGATTAATAGCCTGGAAGGTGAACCCTACAGCCGCCTGGAAGTGGTAACTGAGGCGCAGAGCCTGGCCATGGAAGGCCTGCTGAAGGATTACAACATCAGCGGCATAGAATACCTCAACAACGACTTACCCAGCAGCAGCGGCTTCCGGGCCCTGGACCTGCCGTTTGGCTCCCTGCTGGTGCTGCCCCTGCGCTCCGCCAAACACACCTACGGCGACTTATACCTGCTGCGCCAAACCCGCCAGGGCTTTGATCGGGAAAGCCTGAGCATGCTCCAGACGTTTGCCAGCCAGACCATCCTCAGCATCGAGAATCTGCGCCTGCTGCAGGACTCCATTCAGAATGAGCGCTACAAAGAGGAGCTAAAAATTGCCAGCTCCGTCCAGGAAAGTCTTATTCCCAAAACACTTCCTACTGATAACTGGTTTGAAATCAGCTCCCATGCCTTAGCGGCTAAGGAAGTTGGGGGCGATTTTTACGACTTTCTGCACCTGCCTGGTAAGGGCCTGGCTATTCTGATTGGCGACGTATCGGGCAAGGGTATTACGGCGGCTTTCCACATGGCGCAAATGAAGGGCATCTTTCATGCGCTGATGCAGGAAAACCCGCTGGCCAAGGACGAAAAGGAGCGTTTCCCGCTGCCCAGTAAGTTTATGGCTATGGCCAACCGCGCCTTGGTGCATTGCCTGGAGCGCTCCTCCTTTATTACGGCTACGCTCTACATTGTGGAGTATGAAAGCGGGGGCTTTGTGTTTGCCCGCGCCGGCCACTGCCACACGCTGTATTACCACTCTTTAAAAGAAGAAGTGGCGTTTTTCCGCTCGGCAGGCCTGGGTCTGGGCATCATTCGCAACGAGACGTACGATAAGTACATTAAAAACCAGTTCTACGATTACAACCCCGGCGACGTGATGGTGATTTACACCGATGGCATTGTGGAGGCCCGTAACGCCGAACAGGAAGAATACGGCGAGGAGCGCCTGCGCCAGATGCTGGAAAAGACATACTACCTGCAGGCGGATGAAATCAAAGAAGCCATTCTGGAGGATTTAGGCGAATTCAGCTACGGGCAGCCCATTCACGACGACCAGACGCTGCTGGTAATCAAATTCAAAACCGCTCAACCAGGCACTCACCCCTAA
- a CDS encoding STAS domain-containing protein: MKITQQTSENTLTLTLDGELDASSSVLLDTELSQPDILNNKKVLIDCQRLNYISSAGLGVFISHLQRFQDAGVKLAFFNMQEKVHNVFEILGLDSLMTIVPSEAEAVAL, translated from the coding sequence ATGAAAATAACTCAACAGACTTCGGAAAATACCCTCACGCTTACGCTGGACGGCGAACTGGATGCCAGTTCATCCGTTCTGCTGGATACGGAGCTCTCGCAGCCCGATATTCTGAACAATAAAAAGGTGCTGATTGACTGCCAGCGGCTCAATTATATTTCTTCCGCTGGTCTGGGCGTATTCATCTCCCACCTGCAGCGTTTTCAGGATGCTGGCGTTAAGCTGGCCTTCTTTAACATGCAGGAGAAGGTGCACAACGTTTTCGAAATTCTGGGGCTGGATAGTCTGATGACTATTGTACCATCAGAAGCTGAGGCAGTTGCTTTATAA
- a CDS encoding ATP-binding protein — translation MKNAIRISCNRSNLKVVRDFVSGYLVEYGQNAVQVNQIILAIDEVVANLIIHANAEDANQYLDIRLDMHNKTFTIELRDQGISYSPSTYLEPDLLEHIRTGKKGGVGMTLVNRIMDRVEFTHSGNYNICRLYKTLA, via the coding sequence ATGAAGAACGCAATCCGAATCAGTTGCAACCGAAGCAATCTGAAAGTGGTGCGCGACTTCGTGTCCGGGTACTTAGTAGAGTATGGCCAGAATGCTGTGCAGGTAAATCAGATTATTCTGGCCATAGATGAGGTGGTAGCCAACCTGATTATTCATGCCAACGCCGAAGATGCCAATCAGTATCTGGACATCCGGCTGGATATGCACAACAAAACCTTCACCATTGAGCTGCGCGACCAGGGCATTTCCTACTCCCCCAGCACCTATCTGGAGCCGGATTTGCTGGAGCACATCCGCACCGGCAAGAAGGGCGGCGTGGGCATGACGCTGGTTAACCGCATTATGGATCGGGTGGAGTTTACCCACAGCGGCAACTACAATATCTGCCGGCTTTACAAGACGCTGGCCTGA